One Chromobacterium phragmitis genomic window carries:
- a CDS encoding type 4 pilus major pilin gives MNHMQSIRKTGVRSSLKRQAGFDLVQISVAVAIIAFIMAIAFLAVPTVMTNIKVNAETGDLQQMVSNAGRVAGTGADLSGLNAAAAINLRLAPPDRVFGGNINNRFGGTVAWALSNLFGSNDGISITSRGYGPEACSKLIPNVQTMFTRITVGSTVVKNLAAATPVPLSATGMANACAAANSQDIVFEFTR, from the coding sequence ATGAATCATATGCAAAGCATCCGCAAAACAGGCGTCCGGAGCTCGCTCAAGCGCCAGGCGGGTTTCGACCTGGTGCAAATTTCGGTTGCCGTGGCGATCATCGCTTTCATCATGGCCATCGCGTTTCTGGCGGTGCCGACGGTGATGACCAATATCAAGGTCAACGCCGAAACCGGCGATCTCCAGCAAATGGTGTCCAATGCAGGGCGGGTGGCCGGCACAGGGGCGGATTTGAGCGGGTTGAATGCGGCTGCCGCCATCAATCTGAGGCTGGCGCCGCCGGATCGTGTCTTTGGCGGCAACATCAATAATCGCTTTGGCGGCACGGTTGCATGGGCGCTGTCGAACTTGTTCGGAAGCAATGACGGGATATCTATCACCTCCCGGGGATATGGCCCTGAAGCGTGCTCCAAGCTGATTCCCAATGTGCAAACCATGTTCACGCGAATCACCGTGGGCTCCACCGTGGTGAAGAACTTGGCGGCTGCCACTCCCGTGCCGTTGTCCGCTACTGGCATGGCCAATGCATGCGCCGCCGCCAATTCTCAAGATATTGTCTTTGAGTTCACGCGCTAA
- a CDS encoding type II secretion system F family protein, translating to MKLRAKFYSDLADSIEDGANPYELFSQKHALARERGNSMAPLFALWRDRAASKNLKSAWEGTVPADDLMVIGSGERGDLPSALRFLAKVVKIRERNAKAIKLAVSLPIFLLMLMTGVQLGVALGMMPIMEQIMPPDKFPLIGRILYWMSHVIRDFWYLIYGVPACLLVAYFWSLPRWTGPMRNRLDRRLPYSIYRDLKASEFLVSLAAMSQAHTATFDAVCLLEQGATPWMRWHLARIRVSLTDNRSILKAMDTGLFSEEIFDRIAEYAERSNFEDGIRKIGLGTIEEIAEMIAERSSMIRNILIVIVGGFIMLTVAGMLLTALESSNQIQQMTGGPI from the coding sequence TTGAAGCTGCGCGCCAAATTTTACAGTGATTTGGCCGACTCGATCGAGGATGGCGCCAATCCTTACGAGCTGTTCTCGCAGAAGCATGCGTTGGCGCGGGAGCGTGGCAACAGCATGGCGCCCTTGTTCGCGTTGTGGCGTGACCGCGCGGCTTCCAAGAACTTGAAGTCTGCATGGGAGGGCACGGTGCCGGCCGATGACTTGATGGTGATCGGATCCGGTGAAAGAGGGGACTTGCCGTCGGCGCTCCGCTTCCTGGCCAAAGTGGTGAAAATTCGGGAGCGCAACGCGAAGGCCATCAAGTTGGCGGTGTCGCTGCCCATATTTCTGCTGATGCTGATGACGGGCGTGCAACTGGGGGTGGCGCTGGGGATGATGCCCATCATGGAGCAGATCATGCCGCCGGACAAATTCCCTTTGATCGGACGCATCCTGTACTGGATGTCCCACGTGATCAGGGATTTCTGGTATCTGATATACGGCGTGCCCGCCTGTTTGCTGGTCGCGTATTTCTGGTCTCTGCCGCGCTGGACGGGGCCGATGCGCAACCGCCTGGATCGCAGGCTGCCGTATTCCATCTACCGCGACCTGAAAGCGAGCGAATTTCTGGTATCCCTGGCGGCCATGTCCCAGGCGCATACCGCAACCTTTGACGCGGTATGCCTGCTGGAGCAGGGCGCCACTCCGTGGATGCGCTGGCATCTGGCGAGGATACGCGTGTCGCTCACCGACAATCGCAGCATCCTGAAAGCGATGGATACCGGCTTGTTTTCCGAAGAGATTTTCGACCGGATCGCCGAATATGCCGAGCGCAGCAACTTTGAAGACGGCATTCGTAAGATTGGTCTGGGCACCATCGAGGAAATCGCCGAGATGATTGCCGAGCGATCTTCGATGATCCGGAACATTCTGATCGTTATTGTCGGCGGTTTCATCATGTTGACCGTGGCGGGCATGTTGCTGACCGCGCTGGAATCCAGCAACCAGATTCAGCAAATGACAGGCGGGCCGATTTAG
- a CDS encoding ATPase, T2SS/T4P/T4SS family: MSQQQQIFTDVQLHVRDWQQSVLFPGQVKPGEQFKGFLTKMTEAVLIEQQAVGRRTAFPVTLQGMRWRVQRIQQYRYACRLVMNRAPRLAELKLLDCHANMMLSDELRKSGGLVLFSGLTGSGKTTTMNAMVVSRLEKFGGFAQTVEDPIEIVIEGWHGEGYCTQIDVGESPSGQEFNFDRRYAESITAALRSFPARDRSMLMIGEVRDGHSAAELLRIAVDGHLVLSTIHSRDISSGLRRLAALARSGGESQADEFIADALRMSFHQRLDNGIPQVLSLDLRERKDLSQFIARGEYARLDGEIESQRRRNVQSRGV; encoded by the coding sequence ATGAGCCAACAGCAGCAAATCTTCACCGACGTGCAACTGCATGTCCGCGACTGGCAGCAGTCGGTGCTTTTTCCTGGCCAGGTCAAGCCTGGGGAACAATTCAAGGGCTTCCTGACCAAGATGACCGAGGCGGTGCTGATCGAACAGCAGGCGGTGGGCCGGCGCACGGCATTTCCGGTCACCTTGCAGGGCATGCGCTGGCGGGTGCAGCGCATTCAGCAATACCGTTACGCCTGCCGGCTGGTAATGAATCGGGCGCCCAGGCTGGCGGAACTCAAGTTGCTGGACTGCCACGCCAACATGATGCTGTCTGACGAATTGCGAAAGAGCGGCGGACTGGTGCTGTTTTCCGGACTGACCGGCTCGGGCAAGACCACCACGATGAATGCGATGGTGGTGTCCAGGCTGGAGAAGTTCGGCGGTTTCGCGCAAACGGTGGAAGACCCGATTGAAATCGTGATCGAAGGCTGGCATGGCGAGGGTTATTGCACCCAGATCGATGTTGGCGAATCACCCTCCGGCCAGGAGTTCAACTTTGACCGGCGTTATGCGGAATCCATCACCGCGGCCCTGCGCTCTTTCCCCGCGCGGGACCGTTCCATGCTGATGATAGGCGAGGTGAGGGATGGCCACAGCGCGGCGGAATTGCTGCGCATCGCCGTGGATGGGCATCTGGTGTTGTCCACCATCCATTCGCGGGATATATCGTCCGGCCTGCGGCGCTTGGCGGCTTTGGCCCGCTCCGGCGGAGAGTCTCAGGCTGATGAGTTCATCGCGGACGCGTTGCGGATGTCGTTCCATCAGCGGCTGGATAACGGCATTCCCCAAGTGCTGTCGCTGGATTTGCGCGAGCGCAAGGACCTGTCCCAGTTCATCGCCAGAGGCGAATACGCGCGGCTGGACGGCGAGATTGAAAGCCAGCGCCGCAGAAACGTGCAAAGCAGGGGTGTTTGA